A region from the Neomonachus schauinslandi chromosome 2, ASM220157v2, whole genome shotgun sequence genome encodes:
- the REELD1 gene encoding reelin domain-containing protein 1, which translates to MWVSAALGGWSCVALCLASCSAAFSHGAGSGACEDMQPKHIQAQPQDPQTHHITIHTGRSSYSPGDTVPVTMRSIRDFMGFLLQARRVSDHQIAGTFVFIPPHSKAMACFQEADTVTHSDKSRKRNLSFEWKAPAQPVGNITFLLSVVQSYFIYWERIESSVVSQQTHRGAHVDGGEQPSSPMPTSGWRREGTTPAPSPPSALPQQRANIFAIAPTGAAEENSLDPFPASFWVTEFSGDAETLFQSSSHMATAVSNGQQLRGDSNPILEPSLDIRGLERFMALRRFFPEGIASSPRTHLRTQDDPNFDSLETCLSSDRHEQDRMESSNRTMMRPPLSTAHLTYPRHLWSSEALTGNGAGAATPTPVFHTSATSRSPAAGGQSEASRPSASFSPQSKRKEARVLEEHGEGRVGYPRKTNPRPEVGQQGASAPSGIQLRAPRLGILLCLSATLGMALAACLCCLHTQYCHKWTEVSFSEPAGDAVARSDGGETVRVRKIGENSFVLVEAEYNWTPSSVGNEKTVL; encoded by the exons ATGTGGGTCTCGGCCGCCCTCGGAGGCTGGTCTTGTGTGGCCCTCtgcctggcttcctgctcagctgccTTTTCCCATGGTGCTGGCTCAGGGGCCTGTGAGGATATGCAGCCCAAGCACATTCAAGCCCAGCCTCAGGACCCACAGACCCACCACATCACCATTCACACCGGCAGGTCTTCCTACTCACCGGGTGACACAGTTCCAG TGACCATGAGGAGCATTCGAGATTTCATGGGATTTCTACTTCAGGCTCGAAGAGTGTCTGATCATCAAATAGCTGgcacttttgttttcattcctccCCATTCCAAAGCAATGGCTTGTTTTCAAGAGGCTGACACAGTCACGCACTCTGACAAGTCCCGGAAGAGAAACCTGTCCTTTGAGTGGAAGGCCCCTGCTCAACCTGTGGGGAACATCACATTCCT TTTGTCAGTTGTCCAGTCATATTTCATTTACTGGGAGAGGATCGAATCATCTGTTGTGTCTCAACAGACACACCGCGGAGCCCACGTTGATGGCGGCGAGCAGCCCAGCTCACCGATGCCAACCTCTGGCTGGAGGCGGGAGGGAACCACCCCAG CTCCCAGTCCCCCCAGCGCTCTTCCCCAGCAGCGTGCGAACATCTTTGCTATTGCCCCAACTGGAGCTGCAGAGGAGAACAGCTTAGATCCTTTTCCTGCAAGTTTTTGGGTGACAGAGTTTTCTGGGGATGCAGAGACTCTGTTCCAATCATCTTCACACATGGCTACTGCAGTCAGCAATGGCCAGCAACTCAGAGGGGACAGCAACCCAATCCTAGAACCATCCCTGGATATCCGTGGGCTGGAGAGATTCATGGCTCTCAGGAGATTCTTCCCAGAGGGCATTGCTTCCAGCCCTAGAACCCACCTCAG GACTCAGGATGATCCAAACTTTGATTCATTGGAAACTTGCCTATCCTCAGATAGGCATGAACAG GACAGAATGGAGTCCTCTAATAGGACCATGATGAGGCCTCCTCTGTCCACTGCCCATCTTACCTATCCTCGGCACCTCTGGTCGTCTGAAGCACTCACTGGGAATGGGGCTGGGGCAGCCACCCCAACCCCTGTCTTCCACACCTCTGCCACTTCCAGGTCACCTGCTGCTGGTGGGCAATCAGAAGCATCGAGGCCTTCTGCCAGCTTCTCACCTCAGTCAAAGCGCAAGGAGGCCAGAGTGCTTGAGGAACATGGAGAGGGCAGAGTGGGATACCCCAGGAAGACCAACCCAAGGCCTGAGGTTGGGCAACAGGGAGCCAGTGCCCCTTCAGGGATCCAGCTCAGGGCTCCCCGGCTGGGAATCCTGCTTTGTCTTTCCGCCACCTTGGGCATGGCCCTGGCTGCCTGCCTCTGCTGTCTACACACCCAGTATTGCCACAAGTGGACAGAAGTGTCCTTCAGTGAGCCTGCTGGGGATGCTGTTGCCAGGAGCGATGGTGGTGAGACAGTCCGTGTCAGGAAGATTGGGgagaacagttttgttttggttgaagCAGAATACAACTGGACCCCTTCCTCTGTGGGTAACGAGAAAACAGTCCTCTGA
- the LSM6 gene encoding U6 snRNA-associated Sm-like protein LSm6 isoform X2: MSLRKQTPSDFLKQIIGRPVVVKLNSGVDYRGVLACLDGYMNIALEQTEEYVNGQLKNKYGDAFIRGNNVLYISTQKRRM; encoded by the exons ATGAGTCTACGGAAGCAAACCCCCAGTGACTTCTTAAAGCAAATCATCGGACGACCAGTTGTGGTAAAATTGAATTCTGGAGTGGATTATCGAG GGGTCCTGGCTTGCCTGGACGGCTACATGAATATAGCCCTGGAGCAGACGGAAGAATATGTAAATGGACAGCTGAAGAATAAGTATGGTGATGCATTTATCCGTGGAAACAATG tgttGTATATAAGTACACAGAAGAGAAGGATGTGA
- the LSM6 gene encoding U6 snRNA-associated Sm-like protein LSm6 isoform X1, with translation MSLRKQTPSDFLKQIIGRPVVVKLNSGVDYRGVLACLDGYMNIALEQTEEYVNGQLKNKYGDAFIRGNNVCLFFFFPVLYISTQKRRM, from the exons ATGAGTCTACGGAAGCAAACCCCCAGTGACTTCTTAAAGCAAATCATCGGACGACCAGTTGTGGTAAAATTGAATTCTGGAGTGGATTATCGAG GGGTCCTGGCTTGCCTGGACGGCTACATGAATATAGCCCTGGAGCAGACGGAAGAATATGTAAATGGACAGCTGAAGAATAAGTATGGTGATGCATTTATCCGTGGAAACAATG tgtgtttattttttttctttccagtgttGTATATAAGTACACAGAAGAGAAGGATGTGA